A part of Chroicocephalus ridibundus chromosome 5, bChrRid1.1, whole genome shotgun sequence genomic DNA contains:
- the LOC134515809 gene encoding estradiol 17-beta-dehydrogenase 11-like, translating into MNPFVGLLLFLGTLIYSYLEAFVKLFVPVKRKSVSGELVLITGAGHGVGRATAFEFAKRQSRLVLWDINKHGVEDTAAECERLGATVQAFVVDCSKREEIYSAAEKVKKDIGDVSILVNNAGVITAADLLSTQDHQIERMFEVNILAHMWTTRAFLPTMMNNNHGHIVTVASAAGHLVTSFMVAYCSSKFAAVGFHKALTEELSTLGKDGIKTTCLCPVFINTGFVKNPSTRLGKILEIEEVVEALMEGILTNQKMVFVPSNQRIALLLERLLPERALNVLKKLTDVKFDAVIGQRSTQ; encoded by the exons ATGAATCCGTTTGTGGGTCTTCTCCTGTTTTTGGGTACACTCATCTACTCCTACTTGGAGGCTTTTGTGAAGCTGTTTGTCCCCGTGAAGAGAAAGTCTGTCAGCGGAGAGCTTGTGCTCATCACGGGTGCTGGCCATGGCGTAGGGAGAGCGACTGCCTTCGAGTTCGCCAAGCGTCAAAGCAGGCTGGTTCTGTGGGACATCAATAAG CATGGCGTTGAGGACACGGCAGCAGAATGCGAAAGGCTGGGAGCCACTGTTCAAGCCTTTGTGGTGGACTGCAGCAAAAGGGAGGAAATCTACAGTGCTGCAGAGAAG GTGAAAAAGGACATTGGAGATGTCTCGATCCTGGTGAATAACGCTGGTGTGATTACAGCTGCCGACCTGCTCTCGACTCAGGACCACCAAATTGAAAGGATGTTTGAAGTCAACATTCTTGCTCACATGTGG ACCACAAGAGCTTTTCTGCCAACCATGATGAACAACAACCACGGTCACATTGTCACGGTGGCTTCAGCAGCGGGTCATTTGGTGACTTCCTTCATGGTGGCTTACTG TTCAAGCAAGTTTGCTGCGGTTGGATTTCATAAAGCTCTGACAGAGGAGCTGTCTACCCTGGGAAAGGATGGGATAAAAACTACGTGTCTTTGTCCGGTTTTTATAAACACGGGATTTGTCAAAAACCCCAGTACAAG GCTTGGAAAGATTTTGGAGATTGAAGAAGTTGTAGAGGCCCTGATGGAAGGAATACTGACCAACCAGAAGATGGTTTTTGTTCCATCAAATCAACGCATTGCTTTACTTCTTGAAAG